The nucleotide sequence CATGGCCTACCAGGTAATCACCGGTCTTGATTAATTAATTACTGTACTAATTAGCACAAACATTTTACGTAACTTATGCCACCCGTGTCTGATTATCTCTAACCAAATGTTTTACAAGCCTGAAACCGACGGGAGAAAGTTGCTTGCACTAAAGTTCATTGAAGCAGTAACTCTTTTATACACCACCGATCCTAGTGCTTCTTCCGAACCACCCGAAGATCAAACTTCTGGAGGAGGTAATTCTATTGATCTATTTTATTTATGTATCACGTTTTTGTGTGTGTGTGGTTATCGATACTCTCTTTATGATTACGTGACAGATGAATTTAACATAGCCTGGCTCCGTGGAGGCCATCCCATACTTAATGTTGGCGATTTGTCAATTGAAGCTAGCAAGAACTTGGGTTTGTTGCTTGATCAATTACGATACCCAGCTGTGAAATCAGTCATTGTGCTTATTAAGAGGTGTTTAATCTTCAACATACATGTACATGGAATAGCGCTTTCTCTATACTCGATGTTTGTACACCTTAACAAATTGCATTTGTATGCCTTTACAGTCTTTCAACGATTGCAAAGAAACGACCTGCCTTTTATGGACGCATTCTTCCTGTTTTACTTGGTCTAGATCCATCAAACTCTGCTGTGAAAGCGGGTCGTGTTTCTGGGGTGCATCATGCCCTAAAAAATGCTTTCCTCTCCTGCTTGAAGTGCACACACCCGGGTGCTACGCCTGTAAGTTcccatttagtttgattcaaacgATTGACATCACAAATAATCAGAAGAATGCTACAAATCTGGTTTTGGGTGTTTTACCATCCTTAAAATTTGTCTTGTTTCTTTTAGTGGCGGGATCGTCTAGTTGGATCACTTAGAGAAATGAACGCTGGAGGGCTGGCTGAAGAAGCTCTTCAACAAGTTTCTCGGAGTAATTCGTCAATTGCACAGGTACCTGATGCCTTTGATATGGGCTTTTCATAATTTATGGTGGGCTTGGGTAACTACCTATATCCAAACAGATCAAAAAGCTTATTCAGACGCTTACTTCAAAAAAGTTAATACCTTTATATTGATAGTGTAGTTTTTCTATCATGTTTAATACATTAGTTATTCATAAGATACACAAAATGGACAAAAGATGTTAACAAGTCAACTTGACTACACTCGTGTTAAAATTTAACTACTTTATCCCATTATCCAACTTGTGCGTTGCCATTATACATGTAGCACTCATCTGTATAGTCAAAAGTATTCATGTAGATAGGTCGTTAACACTCTAGTTTATTCAGGATATTAAACCCTCAATAGAAGCAAGCAATGCCGCGCCTTCCACCGCCATTAGAAAAAGGCCTGAAGTAAAAGATGATGATGTACCAGTAAAGCGTGTCAGAGCAACACCTAAGTTACATGACGATGTGAATTTGtcaaataaagcaaaagaaaatgtaGACAATGGACGTGTGCAGCAGCTGGTTGCTATGTTTAGTTCATTGGTTGCACAGGGTGAACAATCTGCCGCGATGTTAGAAGTTCTCATTAGTAGCATTTCTGCAGATCTATTGGCTCAAGTTGTAATGGCCAATATGCCGAATCTTCCTCCAGTTCGCCCTAAACAAGATGGAGATCAAGAGTTGCTCAACAGTGGGCCCCAAGATAATAAGCTGTCTGCATATTTGACCGACATATTATCACGCTCCTCCGATTCTCAACTTGCACATTCTGTAATGGACACACACATTGATGAGGTATACATTTACTATTATGAACATAGCTCTTAGGTTGGTGTATCTTGGAATTATAGACTTTTAGTTAGGTCTGCAGATGAGCTACATGAGCTCAGATTGCTCAAAAGAGTCATATTGTACCATTTCTTTTTTAAAGGAATTTCTGTTTCCTTCGAATCACATTATTATAAAATATGTAAGTTAAATATGATTTTCTTTTTGTGCTGTTCATCTTTTTACAGAAGCCTGTAGTGGAGGGTGATCAGCCTGTAGCAAAAGACGGTGATGTTGCACATTCAACTCTAGAGTCTTCCATGGAGGAAGACTTGGTGCCTTCAGTAGTACCACCAGTTCCTGTAATGAGTGTCCGAAGAGTAGCAATTCCATCTGAAGAAGAAGATACTGATATGGAGGAACTTGAAAATGGCATACCAGGTCTAGATTCATCATCCCGGAATGACGATATGCCTGAAATTCAAGTTGATTCTTCGATGATTTCTGTTGAATTGGAAGAAAACAGTCCACAACAAATTACCAAATTGGATACACCATCAGTGAAATTACTACTTCCTTCAATGTCCACAGAAGACAGGTCCAGGTCTGAGGAACTTAGTCCAAAGTCAACTACGGTAGAAGCAAACAACAACATCAACTCCTCCTCAACCGCAACTTCTGTTCACTTAACACCTAAAGTTGTTCTGCCGAAGATGGCTGCTCCTGTTATTGGCCTTACCGATGAACAAAAGGATCACATACAGAGATCGGCTTTTATACGCATCATTGAAGCTTATAAGCATATATCAGTTGCTGGAGGTTCACAGCTTCAATTTTCTTTACTTTCATATTTAGGGGTTGAGGTAATTACCCCCAACCAAAACATCACTAATCGCATGTTTCATATTTTAACCTTCAATTAATTCCTATGATCTTGATTCTTGACTAATTGCATAATGTGGCAGTTTCCTTTGGAGTTGGACCCATGGAAAATTTTGCAAACACAAATACTGTCAGATTATATCAGTCATGAGGTAATCTCTTAAAGTCCTTTTATAACTGACGCAACATGTATTCTAGGGGAAAAAATATGTCCTCTATCTTAATATACAGCAATTGACTTGTAAATCAATGGCAATTAAGTTATATGCTTGAACAAGTGCATCACTATGAAAGATACCGGTGTAGCATCAAATCCCAATTGGTCTTTAACTGTAGATAGATATATTAGGTTTGACatacattacataaataataagtCATCGTTTTGTATGAGGTGGCATTTCCTTACTTTTTTTTGGTTGTTTTATATAACTTCATCAATTTTTATAttgtatataatataagtatttgacACCATGACAATAACGTATTCTTTCAGGGCCACGAGTTAACCATGTGTGTCCTCTATAGATTATTTAGAGAGGCAGAAGCAGACCATGATTTCTTTTCTTCAACGACGGCAACTTCAGTATATGAGATGTTTCTTCTGAAAGTGGTTTGTAATTTTTTTTCATATATTTATGATTATCATTTTCTAGCATGAAAAGTATAATGTACGTTCATTCTTAATGCAGGCAGAAACACTCAGAGACTCTTTTCCACCCAACGATAAATCTTTGACTAATCTGCTACTTGAAGTTCCTTATCTGCCGAAATCAGTTATTAAAATGTTAGAGTGCTTGTGCGTTCCTGGAAATAGTGATAAAAATGAGGAGTTGCACAGTGGAGAAAGAGTGCATCAAGGTCTTAGCATTGTTTGGAGCTTAATTTTAAATAGACCACCAACTAGAGATGTCTGCTTAAAAGTTGCCTTACAGGTATAGTTGTAATACTTACTTAAAATTATTATACTCCACTAGATgtatgtatgatatatatacatatatatgaatatgaaaccTTATCTGCATGAATGCATACACATAATTGTTGGCCATAAAGCATTAAGTTTAGGTGAGTGGTGAAGGGACCTTCTAGTACTCAAACATTTCACTTGCACCCAACAAGGATTTAACTTTATTGTACGCATATATATGCATTCACATGAGTACGAGCTTTGTACTCCTGTGTCTACAGAATTAATTTGCTTGTGCAAACTTTTCTAACCTTAATGGGCCATTTGAATAGAGTGCAGTGCACCACCTGGAGGAAGTGCAAACAAAGGCGATACGTCTGGTATATCTCGAGTTTTCGATTATCATTTGAAGAGGGATAAGGTTTTGTCTCTCTAGTTTTTAATCTTTCTTTTTTAAGAGTTTGATTCAGTGTTCACTCTTTAGGTGGCAAACAGACTATACCCTATACCCTCCATCTCCCAGCAAATTGAAGATTTTGCCAAGGAAATGTTATTGTCTGCAGTGAATGGTGGCCATTTGACTGATAAGACCCATGGTGATGGATCTAATTCTGATTTAGCAAAGGTGTGGCTTTTAAATATTTGATTAGTTACCATTTGTCAGATGTTTAATTTGATATTTCATGTTtgatttcatttcatttcatttgtGTAGGAGGACACTGAGTTGGAAAAACCTTGTACTGAATCAATAAATGCCATCTCCAAGTATAGTTCCTTCGAGGCTGGTCAATCGGGTGTATCTGAAAGCATTCCACCTTCTTCAATAACTGATGCGCAGCGGTGCATGTCACTATATTTTGCACTTTGTACAAAGGTATCTTACAACTTTATCATCATATAAGTTCCTGCATAGTCTGATTTCTTAGTGTAAGTTACAATTATTTGATCTGATATATATTATGAATTACAGAAACATTCTCTTTTCCGCCAACTGTTAATTGTCTACAAGAATATGTCGATAGCAGCAAAGCAGGTTAAGTAGCTTGAACTGTACCATTTTTATGATTTCAAATCAACGGTTAACTTAAAAATGCTAGTACTAAGTTTGTGTCActtcttttctttttctatttcttTTTGGCCAGGCAATTAGCGTCCAAATACCCAAATTAGTTCGCACCATTGGGGCTTCACCTCAGCTTCTTGAAATTATTGCAGATCCACCTGCTGCAAGCGAAAACCTTCTGATGCAGGTTTTTGTGTTTTCTTtatgtatattatattttattatcctTAAAAGAAGTAGAGAATTTTATTTCTATTTCTTTTCACCAGCTGgtgtaaagtttttttttttatatatataatttattttttttCAATAGGTTGTACAAACATTAACAGATGGGGCAACTCCTTCTGCCGATTTAATAGCTACCATTAGAAAATTATATGAAACAAAGTTGAAGGTATATTATTTGTTGTTATCTGCATTGTCTTTGTATGGTAGATAGAAAtagaaatctttcatcacatcGATCTGTTTACAAATTGTCACATGACAGGATGTGGAGATTCTTATTCCGGTATTACCATTCTTGCCAAAACATGAGGTTTTCTTCTTTCTTTATTATTCTTTGATTGCAACCATTTTGAATTACTTGGTTGTGCTACATAATTTTCTCTTGTATCTATCTATCTACCTACCTACTGTAATTGTTTTATAAAAAGGTGTTCTCTTTGGGGGTGTTGAATATAATATATACCCTTTGAGAGTGTGATTACTACAACATGAAAATTTAATTCAATCTGTTTAAGCTTAGGATAggtaatatttttttttgtttttttttttttttttttttacgtattTTCATCTATCCAAGGAATCAATTCATTACCACCTTCTTTAAATTTGACCTTAGATAATCAATATTTCAGAATCTAATCACTTGATAAATGATAAATGTATTTGTCTTGAGCATGTTTTTTAATGTCAACTACATGTTGAATTCTATTCTATTAGATGCTCCATTATGTGGCTTAGTATATGAACTACGGAGTACTACTTTCTTAGGATTGTGACAAGTTCATTGTTTGATGGTGGAAGAtagatagtataatataatatattgtgACATACGTTGATATTTGATGTTTTCCTCCCAGGTTCTTCAGATCTTCCCTCGTTTTGTAAATCTTCCTCCAGATAGATTCCAGACCGCACTTGCCCGTATCTTGCAGGTAACATCGTTAGTGATCATATATCAATTGTAAATATGCATCATCTACTGAGTTGAGATGGGTGGTCATTTGAAACGATTATTATTATACAGGAAACAGCTTCTCAAGGTGGTTCAGTTGTTACACCAGCTGAAGTGCTGATCAGTATCCATGGAATCGACCCTGAAAAGGATGAGATTCCTCTCAAGAAGGCATGTTGTTTTCTCACTTTCTTTAGTTCTACCCTACCATGTGTCCGTCCGTCCGTCCATGTGCCACCATCATCATGCATTCATTCTAAAAGTTTTGTTTTATTTATCTCAAAAAGCAGGTTACAGATGCATGCAACACATGCTTTCAGCAACGGCAATTCTTTACCCAACAAGTTCTAGCAAAGGTTTTAAATCAACTGGTACGCTTTTTTAACTTTCAGCCAAGTTGCAAACTGGTATGTTTTTAAGATGGCTAGAAATGGGTTGGGTTGGTTGGGTTGGGTTGACCCTCCAACACATTTAATGTGAAAGGAATCCAGTCCTCTTCTAACGCTGGGCTGGGGTGAAGGTTACGTGCTATGATTGGTTACTAACAAAAAAACCTTTCAAAAATTCcttacattattattgttattatgtttcagGTTGAGCAGATTCCCCTTCCAATGCTGTTCATGAGGACAGTGATACAGACAATTGGTGCATTTCCCTCCCTGGTAAGATCGTAAGATGATGAAATAGATGAAGTAGTgtcactatttttttttttttttttcttccattaAGATGGTTTTGGATGTGAAAAAACTATGATGAGTTGATTAGATGTGGATATTGATACTAGTTAAGTGATGCTGAATAAACAGAAATAAATAATAATCAAGTGTAATAAAACATGGTGCTGTAAGTGTGTTTGGATGTGCTTCTGATGCCTTGTGTTGTAATCATCGTTTTTTAATGGTGCTGGGTATTTTGGTACATTTCAATTATATATCAAGTAGTAGATGAAAAGCTAGGCTTTATAAAGTTGAAATTTTATTGTTTGATAATAATTCTACTGCTGTAGCTAGTAGACAACTAATAATGCATTATTAACAATCACATAATAAGGAGGTTGGTTCCCCTATCACTAGAAACTGACTATTGCGACTTGAAGTCAAAATCATTTGATATTAATTTATATAAGTGCCCATAAACTTTTCAACTGGTATGTATAACAGACTACTTGCTCGATTTTGTCTTTAAATacgatatctttatttatttattaacctTCATTATGATCAAATAATGTTATTGTCAGTTGTTTCAACTTGAGGCATTGTTTGTCACTTCAGGGTGCTTGTTTTATGCTATGCTATGCTATGCTATGCTATGCTATGCTATGCTATGCTATGCTATGCTATGCTATGCTATGCTATGCTATGCTATGCTATGCTATGCTATGCTATGCTATGCTATGCTATGCTATGCTATGCTATGCTATGCTATGCTATGCTATGCTATGCTATGCTATGCTATGCTATGCTATGCTATGCTATGCTATGCTATGCTATGCTATGCTATGCTATGCTATGCTATGCTATGCTATGCTATGCTATGCTATGCTATGCTATGCTATGCTATGCTATGCTATGCTATGCTATGCTATGCTATGCTATGCTATGCTATGCTATGCTATGCTATGCTATGCTATGCTATGCTATGCTATGCTATGCTATGCTATGCTATGCTATGCTATGCTATGCTATGCTATGCTATGCTATGCTATGCTATGCTATGCTATGCTATGCTATGCTATGCTATGCTATGCTATGCTATGCTATGCTATGCTATGCTATGCTATGCTATGCTATGCTATGCTATGCTATGCTATGCTATGCTATGCTATGCTATGCTATGCTATGCTATGCTATGCTATGCTATGCTATGCTATGCTATGCTATGCTATGCTATGCTATGCTATGCTATGCTATGCTATGCTATGCTATGCTATGCTATGCTATGCTATGCTATGCTATGCTATGCTATGCTATGCTATGCTATGCTATGCTATGCTATGCTATGCTATGCTATGCTATGCTATGCTATGCTATGCTATgctatctatgtatgtatgtatgtatgtatgtatgtatgtatgtactcACTCATTTTTTTACTTGCTCAAGCGAAGAAGATTTGACAGTCAAATTGTAATGCAGGTGGAATTTATCATGGAGATTCTATCTCGTCTTGTGAGCAAGCAGGTGAGAAATGTTTTTTTTTATATCTGACGCTACACCCATATATCTTACAAAGTTGAGACTTATTTGATGAAGTAACTATTTTTATTTGTGTTGTAGATTTGGAAAAATCAAAAGCTGTGGGTAGGATTCTTGAAATGTGCCCAGTTAACTAAACCTCAATCTTTCAGTGTGCTTCTTCAGGTGGGCCATGTTGATAATTTTATTATTGTCCGTTCTATGAATTTtcacttgtatgtatgtatgtatgtatgtatctgacagagatgtatgtatatgtttatttATAGCTTCCGCCAGCACAGCTTGAAATAGCATTGCATAAACAACCTGTACTAAAAGCTCCCTTGGCTTCATATGCCAACCAACCAGACATTCGATCCTCACTTCCAAGGTTCGTTTATTAACTAACCCATGTTTCATGTTGTTTAAAAGTGGTGGTATTGACACATTTTTACCTGTGAACGGGACGAGCGGAGTTATGTTATTTTCTGAAATGTTTTTGTAATGCATAGCCTCCTCCATAATCATTTTAttacataatatttattattttctgAAAAATAAATTTGTAACCACAACTGATACACCATGGATCAACCTAACTCGACGCGTCTTCAAACTGCCAAAAAAGGGACCCTTTTTTGACCCGTTTTCCAAATTGTTCGACACTCCCATTT is from Rutidosis leptorrhynchoides isolate AG116_Rl617_1_P2 chromosome 10, CSIRO_AGI_Rlap_v1, whole genome shotgun sequence and encodes:
- the LOC139871800 gene encoding uncharacterized protein, with the translated sequence MVAMISKKKFAGLIESTKLSTDISWKLDNLTKLKHEFTHAAQDSLLVTDFLPQLIDLHTDPCSPVRRFVAEIAGDVGLSYTDLLPLIVPSLLTLLRDGTPAVARQAITCGITLFRRALTKIAFQGLFSSELDEALESSWSWVLKLKDEIYSMAYQPETDGRKLLALKFIEAVTLLYTTDPSASSEPPEDQTSGGDEFNIAWLRGGHPILNVGDLSIEASKNLGLLLDQLRYPAVKSVIVLIKSLSTIAKKRPAFYGRILPVLLGLDPSNSAVKAGRVSGVHHALKNAFLSCLKCTHPGATPWRDRLVGSLREMNAGGLAEEALQQVSRSNSSIAQDIKPSIEASNAAPSTAIRKRPEVKDDDVPVKRVRATPKLHDDVNLSNKAKENVDNGRVQQLVAMFSSLVAQGEQSAAMLEVLISSISADLLAQVVMANMPNLPPVRPKQDGDQELLNSGPQDNKLSAYLTDILSRSSDSQLAHSVMDTHIDEKPVVEGDQPVAKDGDVAHSTLESSMEEDLVPSVVPPVPVMSVRRVAIPSEEEDTDMEELENGIPGLDSSSRNDDMPEIQVDSSMISVELEENSPQQITKLDTPSVKLLLPSMSTEDRSRSEELSPKSTTVEANNNINSSSTATSVHLTPKVVLPKMAAPVIGLTDEQKDHIQRSAFIRIIEAYKHISVAGGSQLQFSLLSYLGVEFPLELDPWKILQTQILSDYISHEGHELTMCVLYRLFREAEADHDFFSSTTATSVYEMFLLKVAETLRDSFPPNDKSLTNLLLEVPYLPKSVIKMLECLCVPGNSDKNEELHSGERVHQGLSIVWSLILNRPPTRDVCLKVALQSAVHHLEEVQTKAIRLVANRLYPIPSISQQIEDFAKEMLLSAVNGGHLTDKTHGDGSNSDLAKEDTELEKPCTESINAISKYSSFEAGQSGVSESIPPSSITDAQRCMSLYFALCTKKHSLFRQLLIVYKNMSIAAKQAISVQIPKLVRTIGASPQLLEIIADPPAASENLLMQVVQTLTDGATPSADLIATIRKLYETKLKDVEILIPVLPFLPKHEVLQIFPRFVNLPPDRFQTALARILQETASQGGSVVTPAEVLISIHGIDPEKDEIPLKKVTDACNTCFQQRQFFTQQVLAKVLNQLVEQIPLPMLFMRTVIQTIGAFPSLVEFIMEILSRLVSKQIWKNQKLWVGFLKCAQLTKPQSFSVLLQLPPAQLEIALHKQPVLKAPLASYANQPDIRSSLPRSILVALGIPHDSQSANQGQTTPSETLSLAQSQAAQSQTESQAQSQTESRSQSQTQSQAQSQTHSLAKSQSQSQTHSQAQSQSQTHSQAQSQSQSQSVTGDTGNSEKQVVAAGEPKEEASTS